In the genome of Nicoliella spurrieriana, the window GACTGGGCGGAACTTAAAGCGGCAGTTATGAAGGATGGGCTTTACCACCAAAACCGTTTGGCAGTTGCTCCGAATGGATCAATTTCATACATTAATGATACAACTGCTAGTTTGCACCCCATCATTAGTCGAATTGAAGAGCGTTACGAATCTAAGATTGGTAAAATTTACTACCCCGCACCATACCTTTCCAATGACACCATTAAGTACTACAAGTCAGCTTATGATATTGATATGCGCAAAGTCATTGATGTGTACGCAGCTGCACAGGAGCATGTCGACCAAAGCCTTAGTTTGACCCTCTTCATGCGTTCAACAATTCCAGAAGGGCTCTATGAATGGAAGAATGGCCGTACTAATAAGATGTCGACGCGTGATTTGAACATCCTTCGTAACTACGCTTACTATAAGGGCATCAAGTCATTATACTACGTTCGGACCTTCACCGATGACCAACAAGAAGTTGGTGCAAGCCAATGTGAAAGTTGTGTTATTTAAGATTTTTTAACAGCTTATTGAGTAAATATCTAATATTAGTTATAGTATTAATATTAGATATCAAAAAGTAAGTTGAATATGAATGGAGAATCGCATGAAAAATTATAAAGCAATTAACTGGAATGCAATCAATGATGAAATTGATAAGGCGACTTGGGAAAAGTTGACCGAACAATTTTGGTTGGACACGCGGGTGCCACTATCAAATGATTTGCATGACTGGCGGAGCCTAGATGATGATCATAAATGGGTCGTTAGCCACGTCTTCGGGGGCTTAACACTGTTAGATACCCTTCAATCACAAGATGGAATGGCAGCCCTTCGAAAGGACGTTCGGACTCCTCATGAAACAGCCGTATTGAACAACATTCAGTTTATGGAATCGGTCCATGCCAAAAGTTATTCATCCATTTTTTCAACGTTAAACACGAATGAAGAAATCAAGGAAATTTTTGAGTGGAGCGACAGTGAAGAATTTCTACAAACTAAAACTAAGAAAATTTATACCCTCTATCATGATGATAGCAGTCCCCTTAAGAAGAAGATTTCTAGCGTCTTTTTGGAAACGTTCCTCTTCTACTCTGGCTTTTTCACGCCACTATGGTATTTAGGAAATAATAAGTTACCAAACGTCGCAGAAATCATTAAGTTAATTCTGCGTGATGAGTCCGTCCATGGGACCTACATTGGTTATAAATTTCAATTAGCATTCAACCAACTATCAGATGCTGAGCAGGAATCCATTAAGGGATGGATGTATGATTTTCTGTATGATTTATACGCAAACGAGGAAAAATACGTTCACACCCTTTATGATCAAGTTGGCTGGTCAGATGAGGTCTTGACATTCACCCGTTACAATGCAAATAAGGCATTAATGAACCTAGGCCAAGATCCACTCTTTCCAGATACTGCTGATGATGTGAATCCAATCGTAATGAACGGAATTTCCACCTCAACGGCTAACCACGACTTCTTCTCCCAAGTGGGGAACGGTTATCGATTAGGTCAAGTGGAGGCCATGAATAATGATGATTACAACATTGGTCGTCCTAAAAAATAAAAATATTTCCATTCTAAACCAGCGGTGAACTAATTCATCGCTGGTTTCGTTTTAAAAAAACAGTGCCGAAATCGAAAAATGATTTCAACACTGCTTTTTAATTACTTAGATGAAAATTGAGAAATTAACTTAAATGGCCCCCGTGGCTTATCTCCACCAATCCGTTCGTTCACAATCAATAGAATTTGGAGCATCGTAAAGATTAATGAACTCTTTCGGCGATAAACAATGTAACGTGGAACCCATACATTAACATATTTTTCCTTATACGAGCGTAAGCCCTGGAAACTATAGAATGATTGGCCATACTTATAAACCAAGTTAGCAATCTTTTCATCAATAAAACTAAACCGGGAGCGGCCCACATTAGATAGCGGGGCCATTCCTAAGTTAAAGTATTGGTACTTATTATCCAATGAATATTGGAATAAATTAATGAAAATCCCATCCATAATTCCTGATGGTGCATCATCACTGGAACGCATTAAATCAATTGAAGTAATGGCATGTTCACCCGTCGGCATAATGTTAGCAAATGCAACGACCTTCCCATCCTTGTCCTTCATAATTGCAATGGGAGCCTGATTTAAATAGTAAGCATCGAAGTAGCCCAATGAAAATCCCTTTTCAGAATTACCATTTAGCCACTGGTCAGAAATCGCCTTTAACTCCGCCATGAATGCATTATCAAACGGTGGATTAACAATTGAGAATTGATACCCTTCCCGTTCAAATTTATGCATCAAAGCCCGTTCACCACGGTGTTTCTTCCCCACCAACGTAAACTTACTTAGTTCAACCATTCCTTCTTCACCGGCCTTTGTAAAATCAAACCCCTTTTCATGAAGAATCATGGTAAACTTTTCACCCACTTCGTAGAAGACAAGTGATAGCCCAATTTGATCGGCATCGATCATAAATTGATCAATCGCATTGGAGAACTGCTCAGCATTCCCGACCGGTTCACCCATAATCACTAGTTTATTTGCCCGGCGCTTAAACATAAAAAAGACCTGGTCTTCATCATCAATAGTGTAGAAATAGATTTGTTTATCCCGAACAAATGCCAGGTGACTAACTTCATTACCACCATATTCATCAATCACATGGCGAACCCGCTCTGCATCAAACGGTTGGTCGAGCCAATTAGTTTCCTTTGAAGAGAAGTAGCGATAAATGATTACTAAAATCAATGAAGCCGCCAGTAACCCTAGAAAACCAGCAAACCAAACCTGTTGTGATGGGAAGAGGTAAGCATTCGGTTGTTTAAACAACCCCTTAAACGGGCCGTTATGGAAATTATGGTGGAAGTGGTTATAAATTCCCAGGAACGTATACGCCGTGAACGTGAACGCAAAAATAATTGTGTCCATAATGCGCTGGCCCCATGAATATGATAACCGTTTCCGGTACAATGATCCCTTTGAAAGCCAAAGTAGTAAAATCAAAATGATCGATAAAATCGACATATTAATGGGAAAACTTTCCTTCCAAAGGGTATTTGCGATCGCAATTAAGAGGACCACGACGGTGGGCCAAAACGAACGTTGAACCCGTGAACCGTAACCACGTGCCAGTCCAATTAAAATAAAGGCCACGATAATGGTAGTCAACTGATTTAAAAAGTAGAACGTATACGGTTCAAATGAAAGATAGAAACTGTTGACTAACACCACATTCGGTAATGTAATTGATAGTAACAACATAATTCCTGAAAAGTATAGAAAAATCGTCAAAATAATTTGAGCGGTTCTTTGGAATAACGTTTTAGGAATATCATCTAAAAATTCATTAATTCGCTTCCCGTAATCATGAATGAACAGGATTAAAGCAATGATGAATGGAACCACGTAATAAAAAATCCGGTAAAATGCTAGCCATACTAATACTTGGGGCTTATCAACGCCCAACATGATCAAACCAGTCGTGATGGTTACGTCAAAACCACCCAATCCACCGGGAGTCATTCCAATGACCCCCATGATATTCGCAATAATAAATAATGGGAAAACCGAAATCAAACTAATGTTAACATGCATCAATGATCCAATTATTAAGAACAATGCTGCACAACTACCCCATTCCAAGCAGGAACCTAGAATCAACGTTAATTCACGCTTAAGCGTTAAATCTTGAAAGAACGTTGAATTATTTAACCTAGTCACGATGAAGACAATTGGAAAGTAAAGTGCACCGGCAAATAAAAACGGCCAGTAATTAACCAGGGTCCCATCCGTATCAAATCCAAAAATCATGATTAGGGCAATCCAACAGTAAGTAGACAGTCCCGCTAATAGAAACATCGCAATTTTTGAAATGGCATACATAATTTGCTTCGGACTAGCGTCTTCATTGTAAAAGTTAGCCCGTAAACTAGCCCCAATCAGTCCACCGAATCCCAAAATATTAGTAAATGCATTGGTAATCCAACCGGTTTTTACAATGTATAACGGCTTAAACTTACCAGGTAGAAATTTAACAATTGTAAAATCGTAAACCAACATTGGTAACACCGCAATTAATCCTAATATTAACATCAATCCTAATGAAGTCGGTGATTGACTATCAAAGCTAGTCCTTACTTGATGACCATTCACTTCTGAAATAATCTTGGCAAATTCACGAAGTGAAAAAATCAATACTGAAAAAATAAACAGGGTTTTAATCACTTTAAGGTGTTTAACAAAGAAGTCGCTAGTTTTTTGATATAAAGATTTCAAAGGAAGTGCCCTCCGTATCTAAATCGATTCCAATAAAAAAACGCATGGCATCAATAATGCCACACGCTTTAAGCTTGATCCTAAAATTACTTAAGGGTAACAGTAGCACCAGCTGCTTCAAGTTGTTCCTTGAGCTTGTTAGCTTCTTCTTCTGAAGCGCCTTCTTTGATAACAGTAGGAGCGCCATCAACCATGTCTTTGGCTTCCTTCAAACCTGCACCAGTGATTTCACGAACAGCCTTGATAGCCTTGATCTTAGCACTACCACCTGAAGTTAATTCAACGTCAAATGAATCCTTAGCAGCACCGTCGCCACCAGCAGCACCTGCAGCTGCAACTGGAGCAGCAGCTGAAACACCAAATTCATCTTCGATTGCCTTAACTAGGTCGTTTAAATCAGTAATTGAAGCGTCTTTAATTTGTTCAATAATATTGTCTTTATCAAAAGCCATTTTATTTTCCTCCATTTTGGATAAATTTTAATTTTTAAGCGGCACTATCGTCGTCCTTGTCTGCAACAGCCTTAACAGCGTATGCAACGTTCCGTACAGGAGCTTGTAATACGTTAGCAAGCGTAGCAAGCAATTCATCACGACTTGGTAATGAAGCAAATTCCTCAATTTCATCTAATGAAGCAACCTTGTCTTCAATCATTCCACCCTTAAGGACAAGGGCATCGTTATTGTCAGCAAACTTCTTCAAGATCTTAGCAGGAGCAATTGGGTCTTCGTCAGAGAAGGCAACTGCAGTAGGTCCTACAAAAACATCGTTTAATTCTTCATAACCAGCTTTTTCAGCAGCACGTCTAACTACGTTGTTCTTAATAACGTGTAATGAAACACCAGCATCACGTAATTGCTTACGTAAATCGGTAACATCAGCAACGTCTAATCCACGATAGTTAACAACGACTGCAGTATTAGCATTCTGGAATAACTTAGTAAATTTTTCAACTTGTTCTTCCTTAGCAGCTAAAACATCTTTACGCATCTATTTTCACCTCCCAAAGTATTTGGGATTTAAATAAAAAAATCCCCACGCCTACCCAGACATAGAGAGAATTGATTTAATTCCTCGGCAGGATATTTAAGGCAAATGCCACCTGAGTCTTAGGTAGATTTATATAACAAGGTAACTATACCATATGGAATGGTTACCGTCAATATGAGGATTTTTTATTTTGATCCTAAATCAGTAACATTAGAATGAATCAACACTAACATTAACACCAGGGCCAAATGTTGAAGAAACTGAAATGTTCTTAATGTAAGTTCCACGCACTGAAGCAGGGCGGTTCTTAGCAATGATGTTTTCAACTTCCTTTAAGTTACCAACTAATTTATCAGCATCGAATGATACCTTTCCAACAAGAACGGCAACGTTACCATCACGATCAGTCCGGTAAGTAACTTGACCTGCTTTGGCATCGCTAACAGCTTTAGCAACGTCCATTGTAACAGTTCCAGTCTTAGGGTTTGGCATCAAACCTTTAGGTCCAAGTACCCGACCAAGACGACCAACTTGAGCCATCATGTCAGGAGTAGCAATTGCTACGTCAAAGTCTAACCAACCACCTTGGATTTTTTCAGCTAAATCAGCATCTCCAACAAAATCAGCACCGGCTTCTTTAGCAGCAGCAGCCTTGTCACCCTTAGCAAATACAACAACCGTTTGGTCCTTACCAGAACCATTTGGTAGCACCGTAGCACCACGTAGTTGTTGATCAGCTTGCTTAGTATCAACGTTTAAGTTAAATACAACTTCAACACTTGCGTCAAAGTTTGCGAAATCAATTTTTTTAACCAAGTTAACTGCATCTTCAACAGAATAAGCCTTTTCACGGTCTACTTGCTTAAGTGCATCTTGGTATTTTTTACCTCTATTACGAGCCATGTGTATTTTCCTCCTTGCAATTGTGGTTATAACGGATAAACCTCCCACTTGACACCCTAAAACAATTTAGAGTATCGGGGCCTACCCACAGTATGAATGAAATTACTTAACAGTGATCCCCATACTGCGTGCAGTACCTTCGACCATACGCATTGCGGCTTCTACATCAGCTGCGTTAAGATCTTTCATCTTAGTTTCGGCAATTTCCTTCACTTGATCCTTGGTAACTTCAGCTACCTTCTTAGTGTTAGGTTCACCGGAACCCTTTTGAATTCCAGCAGCTTTCTTTAATAGAACTGCGGCTGGTGGAGTCTTTGTGATGAATTCGAATGAACGATCATCAAAGACAGTAATAACAACTGGGATAATCATACCAGCTTGGTCTGCGGTACGGGCATTGAAGTCCTTAGTGAATCCCATGATGTTAATTCCAGCTTGACCCAAAGCAGGTCCAACTGGAGGAGCGGGTGTTGCTTTACCCGCAGGAATTTGTAATTTAACTACATTAGCTACTTTTTTAGCCACGAGACATACCTCCTTAAGTCCGTGTGTGGTAAATGGAGATCAAAATTTCTCCTCCCACTTTCAAACATATGCAAAAACATACAAAGGTTAATATAACACAAAATAGTTTTCGTTTCAAACTTTTATTCGACTGGTTTAACCTGTTTGAAATCTAGTTCGGCGCTAGTTTCACGACCAAACATATCAATATCAACCTTTAATTTTGCTTTTTCATTATCCATTTCAACAATTTTACCTGATAATCCAGAGAAGGCCCCATCAATAATGGTAACGGTATCGCCCACCTTAGCATCAATTTCCTTAGTTTCAGGAGTTTGATCCAAGCGGCTGAGAATTAATTCCACTTCTTCAGGCAGGAGTGGCGTTGGCTTACTACCTTGCCCATGAGAACCGATAAAACCAGTAACCCCAGGTGTATTTCGAACGATATACCAAGACTCATCAGTCATCACCATTTGAATTAGTACGTATCCAGGGAAGGTCTTATCCATCTTAATCTTATCTTTCCCATTTTTAACTTCGTGTTCTTCTTGCTCAGGAACAACAACTCTAAAAATATAGTTAGACATTCCCATTGATTCTTTCCGTGATTCGATGTTTGCTTTGACACGATTCTCATAACCAGAGTAAGTA includes:
- the rplL gene encoding 50S ribosomal protein L7/L12 yields the protein MAFDKDNIIEQIKDASITDLNDLVKAIEDEFGVSAAAPVAAAGAAGGDGAAKDSFDVELTSGGSAKIKAIKAVREITGAGLKEAKDMVDGAPTVIKEGASEEEANKLKEQLEAAGATVTLK
- the rplJ gene encoding 50S ribosomal protein L10, translated to MRKDVLAAKEEQVEKFTKLFQNANTAVVVNYRGLDVADVTDLRKQLRDAGVSLHVIKNNVVRRAAEKAGYEELNDVFVGPTAVAFSDEDPIAPAKILKKFADNNDALVLKGGMIEDKVASLDEIEEFASLPSRDELLATLANVLQAPVRNVAYAVKAVADKDDDSAA
- the nusG gene encoding transcription termination/antitermination protein NusG, which codes for MVESAEKQWYVLHTYSGYENRVKANIESRKESMGMSNYIFRVVVPEQEEHEVKNGKDKIKMDKTFPGYVLIQMVMTDESWYIVRNTPGVTGFIGSHGQGSKPTPLLPEEVELILSRLDQTPETKEIDAKVGDTVTIIDGAFSGLSGKIVEMDNEKAKLKVDIDMFGRETSAELDFKQVKPVE
- the rplA gene encoding 50S ribosomal protein L1; protein product: MARNRGKKYQDALKQVDREKAYSVEDAVNLVKKIDFANFDASVEVVFNLNVDTKQADQQLRGATVLPNGSGKDQTVVVFAKGDKAAAAKEAGADFVGDADLAEKIQGGWLDFDVAIATPDMMAQVGRLGRVLGPKGLMPNPKTGTVTMDVAKAVSDAKAGQVTYRTDRDGNVAVLVGKVSFDADKLVGNLKEVENIIAKNRPASVRGTYIKNISVSSTFGPGVNVSVDSF
- the mprF gene encoding bifunctional lysylphosphatidylglycerol flippase/synthetase MprF gives rise to the protein MKSLYQKTSDFFVKHLKVIKTLFIFSVLIFSLREFAKIISEVNGHQVRTSFDSQSPTSLGLMLILGLIAVLPMLVYDFTIVKFLPGKFKPLYIVKTGWITNAFTNILGFGGLIGASLRANFYNEDASPKQIMYAISKIAMFLLAGLSTYCWIALIMIFGFDTDGTLVNYWPFLFAGALYFPIVFIVTRLNNSTFFQDLTLKRELTLILGSCLEWGSCAALFLIIGSLMHVNISLISVFPLFIIANIMGVIGMTPGGLGGFDVTITTGLIMLGVDKPQVLVWLAFYRIFYYVVPFIIALILFIHDYGKRINEFLDDIPKTLFQRTAQIILTIFLYFSGIMLLLSITLPNVVLVNSFYLSFEPYTFYFLNQLTTIIVAFILIGLARGYGSRVQRSFWPTVVVLLIAIANTLWKESFPINMSILSIILILLLWLSKGSLYRKRLSYSWGQRIMDTIIFAFTFTAYTFLGIYNHFHHNFHNGPFKGLFKQPNAYLFPSQQVWFAGFLGLLAASLILVIIYRYFSSKETNWLDQPFDAERVRHVIDEYGGNEVSHLAFVRDKQIYFYTIDDEDQVFFMFKRRANKLVIMGEPVGNAEQFSNAIDQFMIDADQIGLSLVFYEVGEKFTMILHEKGFDFTKAGEEGMVELSKFTLVGKKHRGERALMHKFEREGYQFSIVNPPFDNAFMAELKAISDQWLNGNSEKGFSLGYFDAYYLNQAPIAIMKDKDGKVVAFANIMPTGEHAITSIDLMRSSDDAPSGIMDGIFINLFQYSLDNKYQYFNLGMAPLSNVGRSRFSFIDEKIANLVYKYGQSFYSFQGLRSYKEKYVNVWVPRYIVYRRKSSLIFTMLQILLIVNERIGGDKPRGPFKLISQFSSK
- the rplK gene encoding 50S ribosomal protein L11 — translated: MAKKVANVVKLQIPAGKATPAPPVGPALGQAGINIMGFTKDFNARTADQAGMIIPVVITVFDDRSFEFITKTPPAAVLLKKAAGIQKGSGEPNTKKVAEVTKDQVKEIAETKMKDLNAADVEAAMRMVEGTARSMGITVK
- the nrdF gene encoding class 1b ribonucleoside-diphosphate reductase subunit beta, coding for MKNYKAINWNAINDEIDKATWEKLTEQFWLDTRVPLSNDLHDWRSLDDDHKWVVSHVFGGLTLLDTLQSQDGMAALRKDVRTPHETAVLNNIQFMESVHAKSYSSIFSTLNTNEEIKEIFEWSDSEEFLQTKTKKIYTLYHDDSSPLKKKISSVFLETFLFYSGFFTPLWYLGNNKLPNVAEIIKLILRDESVHGTYIGYKFQLAFNQLSDAEQESIKGWMYDFLYDLYANEEKYVHTLYDQVGWSDEVLTFTRYNANKALMNLGQDPLFPDTADDVNPIVMNGISTSTANHDFFSQVGNGYRLGQVEAMNNDDYNIGRPKK